A window of Apium graveolens cultivar Ventura chromosome 8, ASM990537v1, whole genome shotgun sequence contains these coding sequences:
- the LOC141678228 gene encoding tetrahydroberberine oxidase-like — translation HCFQLLLLLLINLWPLASLADKTNHEFLKCLSSPYYKGINLSEILYTPENSSYTSVLQSSIQNLRFAGLTSQQPSFIVTPFIYSQVQIVVLCAKNHKLEVRVRGGGHDFEGLSYVSDQPFVLIDLINLRNITVDVANGTAWVQSGANLGELNYRIAEKTSELAFPGGVWPTVGIGGFLSGGGYGSLTRKYGLGADSVIDYRFLNYQSNVFDRVSVIGSEDIFWAVRGGTASSFGIVLEWKIQLVPVPKTVTVFAVHRTLAQNATRIFHRWQYVAPNMHRDLYIKVKITSVKLTADGEEKTVQVSFESLFLGPIERLLTIMEKNFPELDLVEEDCTEMSWVKSTLWFANTGFPNGDSLELLLNRNAFPKLQFKGKSDLVQEPLSEEALNGIWKLFFELEAGEAQIEITPYGGKMDEFAESALPFPHRAGNFYMILEGVQWNEKTPLAEQIKLLKWLERLHTYLTPFVSKNPRRSYVNYNDLDLGVGCKTYDDASIWGEMYFKDNFKRLVQVKTEHDPNNFFRHDQSIPVFRGMSSLRIDDHISQLQLTHETNF, via the coding sequence CATTGCTTTCAGTTACTTCTACTTTTACTAATAAATCTTTGGCCATTAGCTTCTTTAGCTGATAAAACCAATCATGAATTTCTTAAATGCCTTTCTAGCCCATATTATAAAGGGATCAACCTCTCTGAAATCCTCTACACACCAGAAAACAGTTCATACACTTCTGTGCTGCAGTCCTCAATCCAAAACCTAAGGTTCGCAGGGCTGACAAGCCAACAGCCATCGTTCATTGTCACACCGTTTATTTATTCCCAAGTACAAATTGTGGTTCTTTGTGCCAAAAACCATAAACTTGAAGTTCGAGTCAGAGGAGGAGGACATGATTTCGAGGGTCTTTCGTATGTTTCTGACCAGCCCTTTGTCCTGATTGATCTCATCAATCTTCGTAATATTACAGTTGATGTTGCTAATGGCACTGCTTGGGTTCAATCCGGTGCAAATCTTGGTGAACTTAATTACAGAATTGCTGAGAAAACTAGTGAGCTCGCGTTTCCAGGAGGTGTTTGGCCTACTGTTGGAATTGGTGGCTTTCTTAGCGGAGGAGGATATGGCTCGTTGACTCGTAAATATGGACTTGGAGCTGACAGTGTCATTGACTATCGCTTCTTGAACTATCAAAGTAATGTGTTTGACCGAGTTTCAGTTATAGGTAGTGAAGATATATTTTGGGCTGTCAGAGGAGGAACAGCTTCTAGCTTTGGGATTGTTCTTGAATGGAAAATACAGTTGGTCCCGGTCCCGAAAACAGTGACTGTTTTTGCAGTTCATAGGACCTTGGCACAAAATGCAACTAGGATTTTTCATCGGTGGCAATACGTTGCCCCAAATATGCATAGAGATCTTTACATCAAAGTGAAAATTACAAGTGTCAAATTAACTGCAGACGGAGAGGAGAAAACAGTACAAGTTTCTTTCGAGTCCTTGTTTCTTGGACCGATTGAAAGACTGCTTACTATAATGGAAAAGAATTTCCCGGAATTAGATTTGGTCGAGGAAGATTGCACTGAAATGAGTTGGGTCAAATCTACACTTTGGTTTGCAAATACTGGTTTCCCAAATGGTGATTCTCTTGAACTTTTGCTCAACAGAAATGCATTTCCAAAGTTGCAATTTAAGGGAAAATCCGATTTGGTTCAAGAGCCTTTATCTGAAGAAGCATTAAATGGGATCTGGAAACTCTTCTTTGAGTTAGAGGCAGGAGAAGCACAAATAGAAATAACACCATATGGCGGGAAAATGGACGAGTTTGCGGAGTCAGCACTTCCATTTCCTCATAGAGCAGGAAATTTTTACATGATACTTGAAGGCGTGCAGTGGAATGAAAAAACACCATTAGCAGAACAAATCAAGCTGTTGAAATGGCTCGAAAGACTGCACACGTACTTGACTCCTTTTGTGTCTAAGAATCCAAGACGTAGTTATGTGAACTATAATGATCTTGACTTGGGAGTGGGATGCAAGACGTATGACGACGCTAGCATTTGGGGTGAAATGTATTTTAAAGATAATTTTAAGAGGTTGGTTCAAGTGAAGACAGAACATGATCCAAACAATTTCTTTAGGCATGATCAGAGCATTCCTGTTTTTCGCGGAATGTCTTCACTTAGAATAGATGATCATATATCACAACTTCAATTGACACATGAGACCAATTTCTGA
- the LOC141677423 gene encoding thiamine thiazole synthase 2, chloroplastic-like yields the protein MATMATTLTSSLSSASKQSFLENKSSFHGSQIISKSFQPIKSAPQNLSITNSLSTPYDLDNFKFNPIKESIVSREMTRRYMTDMITYADTDVVVVGAGSAGLSCAYELSKNPDINIAIIEQSVSPGGGAWLGGQLFSAMIVRKPAHKFLDELEIEYDEQDNYVVIKHAALFTSTIMSKLLAKPNVKLFNAVAAEDLIVRGDRVAGVVTNWALVSMNHDTQSCMDPNVMEAKVVVSSCGHDGPFGATGVKRLRSIGMIESVPGMKALDMNAAEDAIVRLTREIVPGMIVTGMEVAEIDGSPRMGPTFGAMMMSGQKAAHLALRALGLPNALTEAQPEFVIADAAEDIVDA from the exons ATGGCAACCATGGCTACAACCTTAACCTCTTCTCTTTCTTCAGCCTCAAAACAGTCTTTCCTCGAAAACAAGTCCTCCTTCCATGGCTCCCAAATCATCTCAAAATCATTCCAACCTATCAAATCCGCCCCACAGAACCTCTCAATCACCAATTCACTATCCACACCCTATGACCTAGACAACTTCAAGTTCAACCCTATCAAAGAATCCATTGTTTCTCGAGAAATGACACGTAGATACATGACCGATATGATTACATATGCTGACACAGATGTCGTCGTTGTTGGAGCTGGATCTGCTGGACTTTCATGCGCCTACGAGCTCAGCAAGAACCCTGATATCAACATTGCCATCATTGAGCAATCTGTCAGTCCAGGCGGTGGTGCATGGCTTGGAGGACAGTTGTTTTCCGCCATGATTGTCCGTAAACCAGCCCACAAGTTCCTAGATGAGCTTGAAATTGAGTATGATGAGCAAGATAATTACGTTGTCATTAAGCATGcagcacttttcacatccacaATCATGAGCAAGCTATTGGCTAAACCAAATGTCAAGCTCTTCAATGCTGTGGCTGCTGAAGATCTGATTGTTAGAGGAGACAGAGTAGCTGGAGTAGTCACAAACTGGGCTTTGGTTTCCATGAATCATGACACACAGTCATGTATGGACCCAAATGTCATGGAGGCTAAGGTGGTTGTTAGTTCTTGTGGCCATGATGGTCCTTTTGGAGCTACTGGGGTCAAGAGATTGAGGAGCATTGGCATGATTGAGAGCGTTCCCGGGATGAAGGCGCTTGACATGAATGCAGCTGAGGATGCCATTGTTAGGCTTACCAGAGAAATTGTGCCTGGAATGATTGTTACTGGCATGGAAGTCGCTGAAATTGACGGATCACCAAGAATG GGTCCAACTTTTGGAGCTATGATGATGTCTGGACAGAAAGCAGCTCACTTGGCATTGAGGGCATTGGGACTGCCAAATGCATTGACAGAGGCACAACCAGAGTTTGTCATCGCTGATGCAGCTGAAGACATTGTTGATGCATAA